Proteins found in one Meiothermus sp. Pnk-1 genomic segment:
- a CDS encoding 16S rRNA (uracil(1498)-N(3))-methyltransferase, giving the protein MRPHRAFAPKLAPLLTLTGREARHLAEVLRARPGDTLTVFDGEGLEGRAVVRAVEGGVVELEVTATWPASREVPVPVVLYVALLKGDKLADVVRAATELGATRIIPLVCVYSVPKEIGEGKLLRLRRVALEAAKQSGRTTVPEVLAPIPLSAIPPVEQGLAAHPGSAVRVRDVLDLSRPITLATGPEGGFSEDEMQTLTERGFTPVTLGQRILRAETAPLALLSLVTAGEGV; this is encoded by the coding sequence ATGAGGCCCCACCGCGCTTTTGCTCCCAAGCTAGCGCCCCTGCTGACCCTCACCGGGCGAGAGGCCCGCCATCTGGCGGAGGTGCTCCGGGCTAGGCCGGGGGATACCCTCACGGTCTTTGACGGTGAAGGTTTGGAAGGTCGGGCCGTAGTTCGTGCGGTCGAGGGTGGGGTAGTGGAGCTAGAGGTCACCGCGACCTGGCCTGCCAGCCGCGAGGTCCCCGTGCCGGTGGTGCTCTACGTGGCCCTGCTCAAAGGCGACAAACTGGCTGACGTGGTGCGGGCTGCCACTGAGCTGGGGGCGACCAGGATCATCCCGCTGGTATGTGTTTATTCAGTTCCTAAAGAGATAGGGGAGGGGAAGCTCCTGCGCTTGCGCCGGGTGGCGCTCGAGGCGGCTAAACAATCGGGGCGGACCACGGTTCCCGAGGTGCTGGCCCCGATCCCGCTATCGGCTATTCCTCCCGTCGAGCAGGGCTTGGCGGCCCATCCGGGAAGTGCGGTGCGGGTGCGTGACGTGCTCGACCTAAGCAGGCCGATAACCCTCGCGACCGGGCCGGAGGGGGGGTTTAGCGAGGACGAGATGCAAACTTTGACGGAGCGGGGCTTCACCCCGGTCACATTGGGACAGCGTATCCTTCGGGCGGAGACGGCGCCGCTGGCCCTGCTGAGCCTGGTGACCGCAGGAGAAGGTGTGTGA
- a CDS encoding 50S ribosomal protein L11 methyltransferase has translation MHVFRLKGDFDTLDAYTPLLFDLGARGLEEKPGEVWAYFPQRLELPLPGEWLELPDTDWLEAWRRDLKPVRAGPFVVLAPWHEWVGDELRILLEPGMAFGTGHHETTRMALEALAQHVRPGMRVLDLGTGSGILAIAAQVLGAQAVGIDNDPAVIPQARDNAAANGVDPEFYVGTLEDAQGSFDLIVANLYAELHAQLAPEYPKYLLPGGLMLMTGILRERESLVDGAMRAQGFESLHRRQEGEWMHLTYRKP, from the coding sequence ATGCACGTCTTCCGTCTGAAAGGCGACTTCGACACCCTCGACGCGTACACGCCGCTGCTCTTCGATTTAGGGGCCCGGGGCCTCGAGGAGAAACCCGGCGAGGTCTGGGCCTATTTCCCCCAGCGCCTCGAGCTGCCCCTCCCCGGGGAGTGGCTCGAGCTGCCCGACACCGACTGGCTCGAGGCCTGGCGGCGCGACCTCAAGCCGGTGCGAGCAGGGCCCTTCGTGGTGCTGGCCCCCTGGCATGAGTGGGTAGGGGACGAACTACGCATCCTGCTCGAGCCCGGCATGGCCTTTGGTACTGGCCACCACGAGACCACCCGCATGGCCCTGGAAGCCTTGGCCCAGCACGTCCGGCCAGGAATGCGTGTGCTGGACCTGGGAACCGGCTCGGGGATCCTGGCTATTGCCGCTCAGGTGCTGGGGGCTCAGGCCGTGGGAATCGACAACGATCCGGCGGTGATCCCCCAGGCCCGCGATAACGCCGCAGCCAATGGGGTAGACCCCGAATTCTATGTCGGAACGCTGGAAGACGCCCAAGGTTCCTTTGACCTCATCGTCGCCAACCTGTATGCCGAACTCCATGCCCAGCTCGCCCCCGAGTACCCCAAGTACCTGCTTCCGGGCGGCTTGATGCTGATGACCGGTATATTGCGCGAGCGTGAAAGTTTAGTGGATGGCGCCATGCGTGCGCAAGGCTTCGAAAGCCTACATCGCCGCCAGGAAGGCGAGTGGATGCATTTGACCTATCGCAAACCATGA
- a CDS encoding metal ABC transporter substrate-binding protein, with translation MRVWPALTVLLGLAMAQPIAATATTGFIADMLSNVGGERVRVTAVVPLGADPHSFEPRPSTMRELSRARVLFANGLGLEPFLDKLKAQLPQGSRVVELAEGMPGLIEGDEHSGEEGQGHAHTAYDPHLWLDPAYGVRYVERIRDTLGQLDPAGKATYTANASRYIAAIQKADAEVRACLRAVPVDKRKVVSQHEALLYFARAYGITIVGSIADFAGQERGPQSFARLAQEMKRQGVKVVFTEPQFSPAEARALAEATGAKTARIYSDAFDAQVNTYLGLIRWNGRAVCESLTLASRP, from the coding sequence ATGAGAGTATGGCCAGCTTTGACGGTGTTGCTCGGATTGGCGATGGCCCAGCCGATCGCGGCCACGGCCACCACGGGTTTTATCGCGGATATGCTAAGCAACGTGGGCGGAGAGCGGGTCCGGGTGACGGCGGTGGTTCCTTTGGGGGCTGATCCCCACAGCTTTGAGCCCCGCCCCTCGACGATGCGGGAGCTATCGAGAGCGCGGGTGCTATTTGCCAACGGGCTGGGCCTCGAGCCCTTTTTGGACAAATTGAAGGCCCAGCTTCCTCAAGGATCCAGGGTAGTCGAGTTGGCCGAGGGGATGCCGGGCCTGATTGAAGGTGATGAGCACTCCGGGGAGGAAGGACAAGGCCACGCCCACACCGCCTACGACCCCCACCTCTGGCTTGACCCTGCCTATGGCGTGCGCTACGTGGAGCGGATCCGCGACACGCTGGGCCAGCTTGATCCGGCCGGCAAGGCCACCTACACTGCCAACGCCAGCCGCTACATCGCCGCGATCCAGAAGGCCGACGCCGAGGTGCGCGCCTGTTTGCGCGCGGTCCCGGTGGACAAGCGCAAGGTCGTGAGCCAGCACGAGGCCCTTTTGTATTTTGCCCGCGCCTACGGCATCACCATCGTAGGCTCCATCGCCGATTTCGCCGGACAGGAAAGAGGCCCCCAGAGCTTTGCCCGCTTGGCCCAGGAGATGAAGCGCCAGGGCGTGAAAGTCGTTTTCACCGAGCCGCAGTTTAGTCCTGCCGAAGCCCGCGCCTTGGCCGAGGCCACCGGGGCCAAAACAGCGCGTATTTACTCGGATGCTTTCGATGCCCAGGTGAACACCTACCTAGGCTTGATTCGCTGGAACGGGCGGGCGGTGTGCGAGAGCTTGACCTTGGCCTCCAGACCCTAG
- a CDS encoding Fur family transcriptional regulator, which translates to MRRNTRQREAIRQVLRESGRPLSTQEVLQAAQEKVPGLGIATVYRTLNSLLLEQQISAVELPGETPRYEIAGKRHHHHFHCTACGKVFEIEGCPGDLERLAPPGFKAERHEIVLYGRCPECPSASKR; encoded by the coding sequence ATGCGGCGCAACACCCGGCAGCGAGAAGCCATCCGCCAAGTCCTACGGGAGTCGGGACGGCCTCTTTCCACCCAGGAAGTCCTCCAGGCGGCGCAGGAAAAGGTACCCGGCTTGGGGATCGCCACCGTATACCGAACCCTCAACAGCCTGCTCCTGGAGCAGCAGATCTCTGCCGTAGAACTCCCCGGCGAGACCCCCCGCTACGAGATAGCCGGGAAGCGGCACCACCACCACTTCCACTGCACAGCCTGCGGCAAGGTCTTTGAGATCGAAGGCTGCCCAGGCGACCTCGAGCGGCTGGCTCCCCCTGGCTTCAAGGCCGAACGCCACGAGATCGTGTTGTACGGGCGCTGCCCGGAGTGCCCTTCGGCAAGCAAGCGCTAA
- a CDS encoding carbohydrate kinase family protein — translation MTKPSYRPLVAVGDLTWDVLAKPDHPLLPGGDTTGRVQLAGGGSSANLAVWAARVGYPSAFVGKVGRDRFGTFAVEELEAERVEPHVIWSEAKPTGVIVVFIDANGERSNLTSQGADFDLRPEELPVEVLQAAAHVHITAWSVFTNPPCQAALQAARLAAEAGATVSFDPGSYQMILQLGPRRFRQILREFPINFLFPNLEEGRALTGATEPDEVLETLVELYPEATVALKLGPKGALIAEKGRVIHLEATADVAVDATGAGDAFGGAFLGHYLRSRDAQAAGRLAVQVAGWVVTRFGARGRADDELKQRLRVYGVNPP, via the coding sequence ATGACCAAACCCAGCTACCGCCCCCTAGTCGCCGTCGGCGACCTTACCTGGGACGTGCTGGCCAAGCCGGACCATCCGCTTCTGCCGGGGGGCGACACCACGGGACGGGTGCAGCTGGCGGGAGGGGGCTCGAGCGCCAACCTGGCGGTCTGGGCGGCGCGGGTGGGCTACCCCAGCGCGTTTGTGGGGAAAGTCGGGCGGGATCGTTTCGGGACTTTCGCGGTAGAGGAGCTCGAGGCCGAGCGAGTTGAGCCCCATGTGATTTGGAGCGAGGCCAAACCCACCGGGGTAATCGTGGTGTTCATCGACGCCAACGGGGAGCGCTCCAACCTGACTTCCCAGGGCGCCGACTTCGACCTGCGGCCTGAGGAATTGCCGGTAGAAGTACTGCAAGCGGCCGCTCACGTCCACATCACGGCCTGGTCAGTGTTTACCAATCCGCCCTGCCAAGCCGCGCTTCAGGCCGCCCGGCTCGCGGCAGAAGCTGGGGCTACGGTCTCTTTCGATCCGGGTTCGTACCAGATGATCCTGCAACTGGGGCCGCGCCGCTTCCGCCAAATCCTGCGTGAGTTCCCGATAAATTTTCTGTTCCCTAACCTCGAGGAGGGCCGGGCCCTCACCGGGGCCACCGAGCCAGACGAGGTGCTGGAGACCTTGGTCGAGCTGTATCCGGAGGCTACCGTTGCGCTCAAGCTGGGGCCCAAAGGGGCGCTCATCGCCGAGAAGGGCCGGGTGATCCACCTCGAGGCCACCGCGGACGTCGCGGTAGATGCTACGGGGGCAGGAGACGCCTTCGGTGGAGCTTTTTTAGGGCACTACCTACGCTCCCGCGACGCCCAAGCCGCCGGGAGGCTCGCCGTTCAGGTCGCTGGATGGGTAGTGACCCGTTTCGGGGCCAGGGGGCGGGCAGACGATGAGCTCAAACAGCGCCTGCGGGTGTATGGCGTGAACCCGCCATAG
- the gcvPB gene encoding aminomethyl-transferring glycine dehydrogenase subunit GcvPB, producing the protein MIADKKETVVESPLIFEKSVPGRRGITPPKAPEVDLAALLGPDNLRATPPKLPEVDELTLVRHYTGLSRRQMGVDTHFYPLGSCTMKYNPKVHEAAVGLFADLHPYQAPETVQGALQLMYELQQDLSEITGMDATTLQPAAGAHGELTGILIIRAYHKSRGEHEQRRVVLVPDSAHGSNPATASMAGYTVKEIASGPDGEVDLEALRAELGPHVAAIMLTNPNTLGLFERNILEIAQAAHAVGAQLYYDGANLNAVMGMARPGDMGFDVVHLNLHKTFTVPHGGGGPGSGPVGVKAHLAPFLPVPQVVKNGETYALEYDLPHSIGQVRSFYGNFGALVRAYAYIRMLGAEGIKKSAALAVLNANYLKELLKDQGYRIPYDRTCMHEFVAQPPEGIKTLDVAKGLLELGFHPPTVYFPLIVKEALMIEPTETESKETLEAFAQAAGALLNKDQVWLEGAPYSTPVRRLDEVQANRRPKLRWDPGE; encoded by the coding sequence ATGATCGCTGACAAAAAGGAAACCGTCGTCGAATCGCCGCTCATCTTTGAGAAGAGCGTGCCAGGCCGCCGCGGGATCACCCCGCCGAAGGCGCCGGAGGTGGATCTGGCGGCCCTGCTGGGTCCCGATAACCTTCGGGCCACGCCGCCCAAACTACCCGAGGTGGACGAGCTCACCCTGGTGCGCCACTATACCGGCCTCTCCCGCCGCCAGATGGGGGTGGATACCCACTTCTACCCGCTCGGTTCCTGCACCATGAAATATAACCCCAAGGTGCACGAGGCGGCGGTGGGCCTCTTCGCCGACTTGCACCCCTATCAGGCCCCCGAGACCGTGCAGGGAGCGCTGCAACTGATGTACGAGCTGCAGCAGGACCTCTCCGAGATCACCGGGATGGATGCCACTACCCTGCAGCCTGCTGCCGGGGCGCACGGCGAACTCACCGGCATCCTGATCATCCGGGCCTATCACAAAAGCCGAGGGGAGCACGAACAGCGCCGGGTGGTGTTGGTCCCGGACTCGGCCCACGGCTCGAACCCGGCCACGGCCAGCATGGCCGGGTATACCGTGAAGGAGATCGCCTCAGGCCCCGACGGAGAAGTGGACCTAGAAGCCCTCCGGGCCGAGCTCGGCCCGCACGTGGCGGCGATCATGCTCACCAACCCGAACACCTTGGGGCTGTTTGAGCGCAATATCCTTGAGATCGCCCAGGCCGCCCACGCGGTGGGAGCGCAGCTGTACTACGACGGGGCCAACCTCAACGCGGTGATGGGCATGGCCCGGCCCGGCGACATGGGCTTCGACGTGGTGCACCTCAACTTGCACAAGACCTTTACGGTGCCCCACGGGGGCGGCGGCCCCGGTTCGGGACCGGTAGGGGTCAAGGCCCACCTGGCGCCTTTCCTGCCAGTTCCGCAAGTGGTTAAGAACGGCGAAACCTACGCGCTCGAGTACGACCTCCCGCATAGCATCGGTCAGGTCAGGAGCTTTTACGGCAACTTCGGGGCGTTGGTGCGGGCTTATGCCTACATCAGGATGCTGGGGGCCGAGGGGATCAAAAAGAGCGCGGCCCTGGCGGTGCTCAATGCCAACTACCTCAAGGAGCTGCTCAAAGACCAGGGCTACCGCATCCCTTACGATCGCACCTGCATGCACGAGTTCGTGGCCCAGCCGCCGGAGGGCATCAAGACCCTCGATGTAGCTAAGGGGCTCCTCGAGCTGGGCTTCCACCCGCCTACCGTCTACTTCCCGCTCATCGTCAAGGAAGCCCTGATGATTGAGCCTACCGAAACCGAGAGCAAGGAAACCCTCGAGGCCTTTGCCCAGGCTGCCGGAGCGCTGCTGAACAAAGACCAAGTTTGGCTCGAAGGGGCTCCCTACTCGACCCCGGTGCGCCGACTGGACGAGGTGCAGGCCAACCGCAGGCCCAAGCTGCGTTGGGATCCGGGGGAATAG
- the gcvPA gene encoding aminomethyl-transferring glycine dehydrogenase subunit GcvPA — MDYTPHTEADLEQMLERVGAKHLRDLYRDLPQEIVDPPLQLDTAMTEAELMRHLRTLAAKNQSASVGFLGGGIRAHYIPAAVPALAARAEFLSAYTPYQPEASQGLLQAIFEYQTMISELTGLPVANASMYDGSTALAEGALLALRESGRMRVAILKSVHPEYRRVVKTYLEAIGAELVTLESTADPIPPETGAVVVQNPDFLGSVHNFTALAEAAHAAGALLVAVVDPLSLALLKPPGEYGADVAVGEGQPLGNAMAFGGPHFGFMAVRADLVRQLPGRLVSETTDADGKRGYILTLQAREQYIRRSKAKSNITTNAQLTALMGAVYLAALGPQGLKEVATRSVAMAHALAERLSRIPGVELVTPEPFFNEFAVRLPKGALEVRLALARKGIAAATPVPAEYGPNLALFACTEQHTEADLDNLAEALREVLR, encoded by the coding sequence ATGGACTACACCCCCCACACCGAGGCCGACCTCGAGCAGATGCTCGAGCGGGTCGGCGCGAAACACCTCAGAGATCTTTACCGTGACCTGCCGCAAGAGATCGTGGATCCGCCCCTGCAGCTCGACACCGCCATGACCGAGGCAGAGCTGATGCGCCACTTACGTACCCTGGCCGCCAAGAACCAATCGGCAAGCGTGGGGTTTCTAGGGGGCGGGATCCGCGCGCATTACATCCCCGCAGCGGTCCCGGCGCTGGCGGCCAGGGCGGAGTTTCTTTCGGCTTACACCCCCTACCAGCCCGAGGCCAGCCAGGGGCTGTTGCAGGCCATCTTCGAATACCAGACCATGATCTCGGAACTCACCGGCCTGCCGGTGGCCAACGCCTCCATGTACGACGGCTCTACGGCGCTGGCGGAAGGGGCCTTGTTGGCGCTGCGGGAAAGCGGCAGGATGCGGGTGGCGATCCTCAAAAGTGTCCACCCGGAGTACCGCCGGGTGGTTAAGACCTACCTGGAGGCGATCGGGGCGGAGCTGGTGACGCTCGAGTCCACCGCCGACCCCATCCCTCCCGAGACCGGCGCGGTAGTGGTGCAAAACCCCGACTTTCTCGGTAGCGTACACAACTTCACCGCCCTCGCCGAGGCCGCGCACGCCGCCGGGGCCCTTCTCGTGGCGGTGGTGGATCCCCTCTCGCTGGCGCTGCTCAAGCCCCCCGGCGAGTATGGCGCCGACGTTGCGGTAGGGGAAGGGCAGCCCCTGGGCAACGCGATGGCTTTTGGAGGGCCGCACTTCGGTTTCATGGCGGTGCGCGCAGACCTGGTGCGCCAGCTGCCGGGTCGGCTGGTCTCCGAGACCACCGACGCCGACGGCAAGCGCGGCTATATCCTGACCCTGCAAGCCCGCGAGCAGTACATCCGCCGCAGCAAGGCCAAATCCAACATCACCACCAATGCCCAGCTCACCGCGTTGATGGGGGCGGTGTACCTCGCCGCCTTAGGCCCGCAGGGGCTCAAGGAGGTAGCCACCCGCTCGGTGGCGATGGCCCACGCTCTGGCGGAGAGGCTTTCCCGCATTCCCGGGGTCGAACTCGTCACCCCTGAGCCTTTCTTCAACGAGTTCGCCGTGCGGCTGCCCAAGGGGGCGCTCGAGGTCCGGCTGGCCTTGGCCCGAAAGGGCATCGCCGCCGCCACCCCGGTCCCCGCGGAGTACGGCCCCAACCTGGCCCTCTTCGCCTGCACCGAGCAGCACACCGAGGCCGACCTGGACAACCTGGCTGAGGCTTTGCGCGAGGTGTTGCGGTGA
- the gcvH gene encoding glycine cleavage system protein GcvH produces the protein MNYPNDLRYTKSHEWVRLEDGLAVVGITDYAQDALGDVVFVELPVPGKKYKAGEAVAVVESVKTASDIYAPLAGEVVEVNPALEEAPELLNQSPYQDGWIFKLRPDNSADLEVLMDAAAYQAFAQSQ, from the coding sequence ATGAACTATCCGAACGATCTGCGTTACACCAAGTCCCACGAGTGGGTGCGGCTCGAGGACGGGCTAGCCGTGGTGGGCATCACCGATTATGCCCAAGACGCCTTGGGCGATGTGGTATTCGTGGAGCTGCCGGTACCGGGAAAGAAGTACAAAGCCGGAGAGGCGGTAGCGGTGGTGGAGTCGGTCAAGACCGCCTCGGATATCTACGCTCCCCTGGCCGGAGAGGTGGTGGAGGTCAACCCAGCGCTCGAGGAAGCCCCGGAACTCCTCAACCAGAGCCCTTACCAGGATGGCTGGATCTTCAAACTGCGCCCTGACAACTCCGCCGACCTCGAGGTCCTGATGGATGCGGCCGCCTACCAAGCCTTCGCCCAAAGCCAGTAG
- the gcvT gene encoding glycine cleavage system aminomethyltransferase GcvT: protein MKTTPLAKVHQELGAKMAPFAGYWMPIQYTSITAEHLAVREGVGVFDVSHMGEFWVRGPQALDFLQYATLNDVSKLKVGRAQYSMLPNEQGGVVDDIYLYRTAEEEYLVVVNASNIEKDWHHLQRLAEGFAVRLEDASERTGLLAVQGPQAAEVLQKFCDVDLSSKRKNDTFTATVAERPARLARTGYTGEDGFEIFTQAEDVQAVWDALLWAGVTPCGLGARDTLRLEAGFPLYGHELTDETDPRCTPFGWVVKEHKEFYGKAALLARRCERILVGLLLEQGIPREGYAVLSGGAEVGRVTSGTLSPSLRKGIALAYVRAGAESGHLEVEIRSKTYPARLVSPPFVRLK from the coding sequence ATGAAAACCACACCGCTGGCCAAAGTCCACCAGGAACTAGGAGCCAAGATGGCCCCTTTCGCAGGCTACTGGATGCCCATCCAGTACACCTCGATCACCGCCGAGCACCTGGCCGTGCGCGAAGGGGTGGGGGTCTTCGACGTAAGCCACATGGGCGAGTTCTGGGTGCGCGGGCCCCAGGCTTTAGACTTCCTTCAGTACGCCACCCTCAACGACGTCTCCAAGCTCAAGGTGGGGCGGGCGCAGTACTCGATGCTGCCCAACGAACAGGGCGGGGTAGTAGACGATATCTACCTCTACCGCACAGCGGAAGAGGAGTACTTGGTGGTGGTCAACGCCTCGAACATCGAGAAGGACTGGCACCATCTGCAACGCCTGGCAGAGGGTTTTGCCGTTCGCCTCGAGGACGCCTCCGAACGCACCGGGCTGCTGGCCGTGCAAGGCCCCCAGGCCGCCGAGGTGTTGCAAAAATTTTGCGACGTAGACCTCTCGAGCAAGCGGAAAAACGACACCTTCACCGCTACCGTGGCGGAAAGACCGGCCCGCCTGGCCCGCACCGGCTACACCGGCGAGGACGGTTTCGAGATCTTCACCCAGGCCGAGGACGTGCAAGCGGTCTGGGATGCGCTACTTTGGGCCGGGGTGACCCCCTGTGGCTTAGGGGCCCGCGATACCCTAAGGCTCGAGGCCGGTTTCCCTCTCTACGGCCACGAACTCACCGACGAGACCGACCCCCGCTGTACCCCGTTTGGCTGGGTGGTCAAGGAGCACAAGGAATTCTACGGAAAAGCGGCTTTGCTCGCCAGGCGCTGCGAGCGGATATTGGTAGGCCTCCTGCTCGAGCAGGGCATTCCCCGCGAGGGGTATGCGGTACTTTCGGGCGGGGCGGAGGTAGGCCGGGTTACCTCAGGAACCCTCTCCCCCTCGCTCAGGAAGGGTATTGCGCTGGCCTATGTGCGCGCGGGTGCCGAGTCGGGCCACCTCGAGGTGGAGATCCGCAGCAAAACTTACCCGGCTCGCCTCGTATCCCCTCCCTTTGTCAGGCTAAAATGA
- a CDS encoding ATP/GTP-binding protein — MSTINFAAREINFKIVYYGPGMSGKTTNLKWVFQQVPENRKGEMVSLATEDERTLFFDFLPVDLGEVKGFKTRFHLYTVPGQVFYNASRKLILRGVDGIVFVADSAPNRLRANAESMRNLRENLAEYGIRPEDVPLVLQANKRDLPDALPVEMIHAVIDPEQRYPIFEAVASNGTGVFDTLKAVSRQVLAKVVATS; from the coding sequence ATGAGCACCATCAACTTCGCTGCTCGAGAGATCAACTTCAAGATCGTCTACTACGGCCCCGGCATGTCTGGCAAGACCACCAACCTCAAATGGGTGTTTCAGCAGGTGCCGGAGAACCGCAAAGGGGAGATGGTCTCCCTCGCCACCGAGGATGAACGTACCCTGTTCTTCGACTTCCTGCCTGTGGACCTGGGCGAGGTCAAGGGCTTCAAAACCCGCTTTCACCTTTACACGGTGCCGGGCCAAGTCTTCTACAACGCCAGCCGTAAGCTAATCCTGCGCGGAGTGGATGGGATCGTCTTCGTGGCGGATTCCGCCCCCAACCGCCTGCGGGCCAACGCCGAGTCCATGCGCAACCTGCGGGAGAACCTAGCCGAGTACGGCATTCGCCCCGAGGATGTGCCCTTGGTGTTGCAGGCCAACAAGCGTGACCTCCCTGACGCCCTCCCGGTAGAGATGATCCACGCGGTCATCGATCCCGAACAGCGCTACCCGATCTTCGAAGCGGTGGCCAGCAATGGGACCGGGGTCTTCGATACCCTCAAGGCGGTGAGCCGCCAGGTGCTGGCCAAGGTAGTTGCTACCAGCTGA
- a CDS encoding roadblock/LC7 domain-containing protein, giving the protein MVEPTVALYGAAFEKAVGVLDELLRESGARYAMLVDRKGFVLAHKEALWAPRPPALDSLATLVAGNAAATQALARMLGELQFSEQVHQGQHQSLYVEGAGEHALLLVIFDNSTPVGRVKLFARKSAQALASIAAESVVSPQKLGIDTEYREGANALLDELFGS; this is encoded by the coding sequence ATGGTCGAACCTACTGTGGCACTCTACGGGGCCGCTTTCGAAAAGGCCGTAGGGGTGCTCGATGAGCTTCTGCGGGAGAGCGGGGCCCGCTACGCTATGCTGGTTGACCGCAAAGGCTTTGTGCTCGCCCATAAAGAAGCGCTCTGGGCTCCTCGTCCCCCGGCCTTAGACTCCTTGGCGACCTTGGTGGCAGGGAATGCCGCCGCCACCCAGGCCTTGGCCAGGATGTTGGGAGAGCTACAGTTTAGCGAGCAGGTTCACCAAGGCCAGCATCAGAGCCTGTACGTCGAAGGGGCCGGAGAGCACGCCTTGCTCCTGGTGATCTTCGACAACTCCACCCCGGTGGGCCGGGTCAAGCTCTTCGCCCGCAAGTCGGCGCAAGCTTTGGCCAGCATAGCCGCAGAGTCGGTGGTGAGCCCGCAGAAGCTGGGCATCGACACCGAGTACCGCGAGGGAGCCAACGCCCTGTTAGACGAGCTTTTCGGAAGCTGA
- a CDS encoding M20/M25/M40 family metallo-hydrolase, with product MVYSSMMKLPKHVYQYARETLAHLVSFPTVSAEGRAIPETAQAVAKLLEDLGLKAEIHPTPGAPVVYAEGGEGGPTMLFYNHYDVQPADPLELWESDPFTMTERDGHWYARGISDDKGELTSRLAALKWLIEEHGRLPFRVKFVIEGEEEIGSPHLEAYVREHRERLTADAVIWEFGSVDTSGRPLVYCGLKGIVAVELRVRTAAYDLHSSLGAVVQNPIYRLSAALASLRDDEGKVLIEGFYDKVRPLSEGEQRSLEAIPDESEDLAQLYGVKGFLGGAKGSEFYRRLAALPVVNFNGFHAGYGGPGSKTVLPAEAFAKLDFRLVPDQEPSEVVELLRRHLDKHGFTDVEVVTLEVGEHPARSDLEAPWVQQAVEALRETYGLEPIVHLSSGGSGPMYPFTHYLGAPVVAIGISYPGSRVHSPNENIRIADFERGVAAIKRALEKFAALP from the coding sequence ATGGTTTACTCTAGCATGATGAAGCTGCCCAAACATGTTTATCAGTACGCCCGCGAAACCCTGGCCCATCTGGTGAGCTTTCCTACCGTTTCGGCAGAAGGTAGGGCCATCCCCGAGACCGCTCAAGCCGTGGCCAAGCTGCTCGAGGACCTAGGCCTCAAGGCCGAGATCCACCCCACGCCCGGCGCCCCGGTAGTCTACGCCGAGGGCGGGGAAGGCGGCCCGACCATGCTGTTCTACAACCACTACGACGTGCAACCCGCCGACCCGCTCGAGCTGTGGGAGAGCGACCCCTTCACCATGACCGAGCGCGACGGACACTGGTACGCGCGGGGCATCAGCGACGACAAGGGGGAGCTCACCTCGCGCCTGGCGGCCCTCAAGTGGCTCATCGAGGAGCACGGGAGGCTGCCTTTTAGGGTCAAGTTCGTCATCGAGGGCGAGGAAGAGATCGGAAGCCCCCACCTCGAGGCCTACGTGCGCGAGCACCGAGAGCGCCTCACAGCCGACGCGGTGATCTGGGAGTTCGGCAGCGTGGACACCTCGGGGCGCCCGCTGGTCTACTGCGGGCTCAAGGGCATCGTGGCGGTGGAGCTGCGGGTGCGCACCGCCGCCTACGACCTGCATTCCTCGCTGGGCGCGGTGGTGCAGAACCCCATCTACCGCCTCTCGGCGGCCCTGGCCAGCCTGCGCGACGACGAGGGCAAGGTACTGATCGAGGGTTTTTACGATAAGGTACGGCCCCTGAGCGAGGGCGAGCAGAGGAGCCTCGAGGCCATCCCCGACGAGTCGGAAGACCTGGCCCAGCTCTACGGCGTAAAGGGGTTTTTGGGCGGGGCCAAGGGCAGCGAGTTCTACCGCCGCCTGGCCGCCCTTCCGGTGGTCAACTTCAACGGCTTCCACGCCGGCTACGGCGGCCCCGGCTCCAAGACGGTGCTGCCCGCCGAGGCCTTCGCCAAGCTGGACTTCCGCCTGGTCCCCGACCAGGAGCCCTCCGAGGTGGTCGAGCTGCTGCGCCGCCATCTCGACAAACACGGCTTCACCGACGTAGAGGTGGTCACGCTCGAGGTCGGCGAGCACCCCGCCCGCAGCGACCTGGAGGCCCCCTGGGTCCAGCAGGCCGTGGAAGCCCTGCGCGAGACCTACGGGCTCGAGCCCATCGTGCACCTCAGCTCCGGCGGCAGCGGCCCCATGTACCCCTTCACCCACTACCTGGGGGCCCCGGTGGTGGCGATCGGCATCAGCTACCCCGGCAGCCGGGTACACAGCCCCAACGAGAACATCCGTATCGCCGACTTCGAGCGGGGGGTGGCGGCGATCAAGCGGGCGCTGGAGAAGTTTGCTGCCCTGCCCTAG